A window of Ranitomeya variabilis isolate aRanVar5 chromosome 2, aRanVar5.hap1, whole genome shotgun sequence contains these coding sequences:
- the LOC143807057 gene encoding uncharacterized protein LOC143807057 isoform X1, with translation MSSWVKVTRDQPQKPAAGKKKPSWIPRLLDINPYKPSQKASFSDQYSRDLEEQNSIEELFGKKHNFTSGTEEYCERYQYSQDTKQYNSDDRREKLYLKFYQQIQDEYHKERPSDCVIVAISKDQMEYATAIGHRLQDHGLVVEMIYLTSESGLTRALQEVKNDGSPFCILVEQSNVALSSCTAIILHDSIKSFEEADITEKGNGRYDSHSSTKTHLQDKPPPLLPTPVRNPYAAQPKPSLLGIRPAGAGLLPTPVHRNMPMEDALALIVKAFGKIFGEREQQERNEISHKAADLADDYLERELYQSYNVPLDIRHLLFLLSDGKYLYSEELSAISNYLKTRITELEGFEEADTTEKGNVTYDSHSSTKTLLEKPPPLLPTPARNPYGAQPKPSLLGDRPPGAGLLPTPGFNKMDHTDDGVGAVYETSIQAVSAVDAMAKPPPLLPTPGRTPLMSIMKPSLLRDRPSAGLLPTPGMSAPQGKPPPLLAMPPKRPPLLGFPSHSPAKRPLLGDKPGLLPTPPVSVNTSSLLWPTKPKPLLK, from the exons ATGTCGTCTTGGGTGAAAGTCACTAGGGATCAGCCGCAGAAACCCGCCGCTGGCAAAAA GAAGCCAAGCTGGATTCCTCGACTCCTAGA CATTAATCCGTACAAGCCGAGCCAGAAAGCCTCATTCTCGGACCAGTACAGCAGAGACTTGGAGGAGCAGAACAG CATTGAGGAACTCTTTGGGAAGAAGCATAACTTTACTTCTGGAACAGAGGAATATTGCGAGCGGTATCAGTACTCACAAGACA ccAAGCAGTACAACTCTGACGATCGCAGAGAGAAGCTTTATCTGAAGTTTTATCAGCAGATACAAGATGAATACCACAAGGAGAGACCTTCAGACTGTGTGATTGTTGCCATCAGCAAGGATCAGAT ggAGTACGCCACTGCCATAGGCCATCGATTACAGGATCATGGCCTTGTGGTGGAGATGATATACTTGACATCAGAGTCTGGTCTCACACGCGCCCTCCAGGAGGTTAAAAACGATGGCTCCCCGTTTTGTATACTAGTTGAACAGTCAAATGTAGCTCTGTCCTCTTGCACTGCAATCATTCTTCATGACTCTATCAAAA GCTTTGAAGAAGCGGACATCACTGAGAAGGGCAATGGCAGATATGACAGTCACTCCAGCACTAAAACGCATCTCCAGGACAAGCCGCCACCTCTCCTGCCCACTCCTGTCCGAAATCCCTACGCAGCACAGCCTAAGCCTTCTCTGCTGGGCATCCGACCTGCAGGCGCTGGGCTCCTTCCAACACCAG TACACCGTAATATGCCCATGGAGGATGCCCTGGCTCTGATAGTTAAGGCATTTGGGAAAATTTTTGGCGAGCGTGAACAGCAGGAGCGTAACGAGATTTCACACAAAGCGGCTGATCTGGCGGATGACTACCTGGAGAGGGAACTCTATCAATCTTACAATGTCCCTCTGGACATTAGACACCTTCTCTTCCTCTTAAGCGACGGCAAATATTTATATTCTGAAGAGCTGAGCGCAATCAGCAACTACCTGAAGACCAGGATAACTGAGCTGGAAG GCTTTGAAGAAGCGGACACCACTGAGAAGGGAAATGTAACATACGACAGTCACTCCAGCACCAAAACGCTTCTGGAGAAGCCGCCACCTCTCCTGCCCACTCCTGCCCGAAATCCCTATGGGGCACAGCCTAAGCCTTCTCTGCTGGGCGACCGACCTCCAGGCGCAGGGCTCCTTCCAACACCAG GCTTCAACAAGATGGATCACACAGACGATGGCGTCGGCGCTGTGTACGAAACCAGTATACAAGCAGTGAGTGCTGTTGATGCCATGGCCAAGCCTCCTCCGCTCCTCCCTACCCCAGGCAGGACTCCATTAATGTCCATCATGAAACCATCTCTCCTACGCGACAGACCCTCTGCCGGACTGCTTCCTACACCAG GAATGTCTGCACCACAAGGTAAACCTCCACCTCTCTTGGCAATGCCCCCTAAAAGACCACCGCTTCTTGGTTTTCCATCTCATTCACCAGCAAAACGTCCATTGCTTGGGGACAAACCTGGTCTCCTCCCAACCCCAC CGGTATCTGTGAACACCTCGTCTCTTCTCTGGCCGACGAAACCCAAACCTTTGCTGAAGTAA
- the LOC143807057 gene encoding uncharacterized protein LOC143807057 isoform X2 — MSSWVKVTRDQPQKPAAGKKKPSWIPRLLDINPYKPSQKASFSDQYSRDLEEQNSIEELFGKKHNFTSGTEEYCERYQYSQDTKQYNSDDRREKLYLKFYQQIQDEYHKERPSDCVIVAISKDQMEYATAIGHRLQDHGLVVEMIYLTSESGLTRALQEVKNDGSPFCILVEQSNVALSSCTAIILHDSIKIHRNMPMEDALALIVKAFGKIFGEREQQERNEISHKAADLADDYLERELYQSYNVPLDIRHLLFLLSDGKYLYSEELSAISNYLKTRITELEGFEEADTTEKGNVTYDSHSSTKTLLEKPPPLLPTPARNPYGAQPKPSLLGDRPPGAGLLPTPGFNKMDHTDDGVGAVYETSIQAVSAVDAMAKPPPLLPTPGRTPLMSIMKPSLLRDRPSAGLLPTPGMSAPQGKPPPLLAMPPKRPPLLGFPSHSPAKRPLLGDKPGLLPTPPVSVNTSSLLWPTKPKPLLK; from the exons ATGTCGTCTTGGGTGAAAGTCACTAGGGATCAGCCGCAGAAACCCGCCGCTGGCAAAAA GAAGCCAAGCTGGATTCCTCGACTCCTAGA CATTAATCCGTACAAGCCGAGCCAGAAAGCCTCATTCTCGGACCAGTACAGCAGAGACTTGGAGGAGCAGAACAG CATTGAGGAACTCTTTGGGAAGAAGCATAACTTTACTTCTGGAACAGAGGAATATTGCGAGCGGTATCAGTACTCACAAGACA ccAAGCAGTACAACTCTGACGATCGCAGAGAGAAGCTTTATCTGAAGTTTTATCAGCAGATACAAGATGAATACCACAAGGAGAGACCTTCAGACTGTGTGATTGTTGCCATCAGCAAGGATCAGAT ggAGTACGCCACTGCCATAGGCCATCGATTACAGGATCATGGCCTTGTGGTGGAGATGATATACTTGACATCAGAGTCTGGTCTCACACGCGCCCTCCAGGAGGTTAAAAACGATGGCTCCCCGTTTTGTATACTAGTTGAACAGTCAAATGTAGCTCTGTCCTCTTGCACTGCAATCATTCTTCATGACTCTATCAAAA TACACCGTAATATGCCCATGGAGGATGCCCTGGCTCTGATAGTTAAGGCATTTGGGAAAATTTTTGGCGAGCGTGAACAGCAGGAGCGTAACGAGATTTCACACAAAGCGGCTGATCTGGCGGATGACTACCTGGAGAGGGAACTCTATCAATCTTACAATGTCCCTCTGGACATTAGACACCTTCTCTTCCTCTTAAGCGACGGCAAATATTTATATTCTGAAGAGCTGAGCGCAATCAGCAACTACCTGAAGACCAGGATAACTGAGCTGGAAG GCTTTGAAGAAGCGGACACCACTGAGAAGGGAAATGTAACATACGACAGTCACTCCAGCACCAAAACGCTTCTGGAGAAGCCGCCACCTCTCCTGCCCACTCCTGCCCGAAATCCCTATGGGGCACAGCCTAAGCCTTCTCTGCTGGGCGACCGACCTCCAGGCGCAGGGCTCCTTCCAACACCAG GCTTCAACAAGATGGATCACACAGACGATGGCGTCGGCGCTGTGTACGAAACCAGTATACAAGCAGTGAGTGCTGTTGATGCCATGGCCAAGCCTCCTCCGCTCCTCCCTACCCCAGGCAGGACTCCATTAATGTCCATCATGAAACCATCTCTCCTACGCGACAGACCCTCTGCCGGACTGCTTCCTACACCAG GAATGTCTGCACCACAAGGTAAACCTCCACCTCTCTTGGCAATGCCCCCTAAAAGACCACCGCTTCTTGGTTTTCCATCTCATTCACCAGCAAAACGTCCATTGCTTGGGGACAAACCTGGTCTCCTCCCAACCCCAC CGGTATCTGTGAACACCTCGTCTCTTCTCTGGCCGACGAAACCCAAACCTTTGCTGAAGTAA